One genomic region from Portunus trituberculatus isolate SZX2019 chromosome 3, ASM1759143v1, whole genome shotgun sequence encodes:
- the LOC123508779 gene encoding uncharacterized protein LOC123508779 isoform X1: MSGRSVQQGAVYTTRDKVGSCRPSPKHGASKSRASVRRWSTTRHKSGTGVPTTAQLRITNFVEAHVFHSLQKMTQTEEACGSAQVLPLLEGEPNQRVLTPSTCGRKLALLALEDTNCLRLSWRNWTLPLTSSDLATLGVIQGGRRTGQDSLASSNLT; encoded by the exons ATGTCGGGAAG GAGTGTACAACAAGGGGCGGTGTATACGACGAGGGACAAGGTCGGGTCATGCCGGCCATCCCCTAAACATGGAGCAAGCAAGTCTCGGGCGTCAGTCAGGAGGTGGAGCACGACCCGCCACAAATCTGGCACAGGCGTCCCTACAACTGCGCAACTGCGCATTACCAACTTCGTGGAGGCGCATGTGTTTCACTCTCTTCAGAAGATGACGCAGACCGAGGAGGCGTGTGGTTCGGCACAG GTCCTGCCACTACTGGAGGGAGAACCAAACCAGCGTGTCCTAACACCCTCAACCTGCGGCAGGAAACTGGCTCTTCTTGCACTGGAAGACACAAACTGTCTGCGCCTTTCATGGAGGAATTGGACCCTGCCTCTCACCAGCTCTGACCTGGCAACACTCGGCGTcatccagggagggaggaggacaggacaggacagccttgcttcatctaacctaacctaa
- the LOC123508779 gene encoding uncharacterized protein LOC123508779 isoform X2, translating into MLYTVQWWCWRVTVCSEGPLPVSHERDVFQMIGSVAWHFVERSVQQGAVYTTRDKVGSCRPSPKHGASKSRASVRRWSTTRHKSGTGVPTTAQLRITNFVEAHVFHSLQKMTQTEEACGSAQGGHTTPHHTTPVLHLRTRLFMIKV; encoded by the exons ATGTTGTACACtgtacagtggtggtgttggcgtgtGACCGTGTGTAGTGAAGGACCTTTGCCCGTTTCTCATGAACGAGATGTATTTCAGATGATAGGAAGTGTTGCTTGGCACTTCGTGGAACG GAGTGTACAACAAGGGGCGGTGTATACGACGAGGGACAAGGTCGGGTCATGCCGGCCATCCCCTAAACATGGAGCAAGCAAGTCTCGGGCGTCAGTCAGGAGGTGGAGCACGACCCGCCACAAATCTGGCACAGGCGTCCCTACAACTGCGCAACTGCGCATTACCAACTTCGTGGAGGCGCATGTGTTTCACTCTCTTCAGAAGATGACGCAGACCGAGGAGGCGTGTGGTTCGGCACAG GGcggtcacaccacaccacaccacaccacacctgtcctACATTTGAGGACAAGGTTGTTCATGATTAAAGTGTAA
- the LOC123508779 gene encoding uncharacterized protein LOC123508779 isoform X3, which yields MLYTVQWWCWRVTVCSEGPLPVSHERDVFQMIGSVAWHFVERSVQQGAVYTTRDKVGSCRPSPKHGASKSRASVRRWSTTRHKSGTGVPTTAQLRITNFVEAHVFHSLQKMTQTEEACGSAQVLPLLEGEPNQRVLTPSTCGRKLALLALEDTNCLRLSWRNWTLPLTSSDLATLGVIQGGRRTGQDSLASSNLT from the exons ATGTTGTACACtgtacagtggtggtgttggcgtgtGACCGTGTGTAGTGAAGGACCTTTGCCCGTTTCTCATGAACGAGATGTATTTCAGATGATAGGAAGTGTTGCTTGGCACTTCGTGGAACG GAGTGTACAACAAGGGGCGGTGTATACGACGAGGGACAAGGTCGGGTCATGCCGGCCATCCCCTAAACATGGAGCAAGCAAGTCTCGGGCGTCAGTCAGGAGGTGGAGCACGACCCGCCACAAATCTGGCACAGGCGTCCCTACAACTGCGCAACTGCGCATTACCAACTTCGTGGAGGCGCATGTGTTTCACTCTCTTCAGAAGATGACGCAGACCGAGGAGGCGTGTGGTTCGGCACAG GTCCTGCCACTACTGGAGGGAGAACCAAACCAGCGTGTCCTAACACCCTCAACCTGCGGCAGGAAACTGGCTCTTCTTGCACTGGAAGACACAAACTGTCTGCGCCTTTCATGGAGGAATTGGACCCTGCCTCTCACCAGCTCTGACCTGGCAACACTCGGCGTcatccagggagggaggaggacaggacaggacagccttgcttcatctaacctaacctaa
- the LOC123508762 gene encoding uncharacterized protein LOC123508762 gives MGRHSKLRKSQKLKIEAARRSLEAKRRTHRQADTVQPVPPATSDVRNEDAVPPARTSSAEKRKRLSYKEKEEELSEEENLICKKSDIREIAKHVTCNKCKEHDVTSEFVHHQCDVIIKLVCSNCKHIVYNSGDSGKMKCGDTGLFMLTAMIIYLVKLLGHGYAAVERLCSILSMRHFSFVTYGKYTKFINEHAVENVNDILKRSREAVFQYYAENLNRHPDENGILDIDATYDGSWHKRGYKSNYGIAAVVDAHTNLILDYEAMCKVCSVCDAKKKKLAKREISAEQYEQWKMNHVASCSKNYEGTSGGMEPEGAKRIWNRSIDYNLRYVNFISDGDTSTFLELTQMNNGEGPYGMAHQVTKEECVNHVQKRLERGAH, from the coding sequence ATGGGGAGACACAGCAAGCTTCGTAAGTCACAGAAACTCAAAATAGAGGCTGCTAGGAGGTCACTAGAAGCAAAAAGAAGGACGCACAGACAGGCTGACACCGTCCAACCCGTCCCGCCTGCAACGAGTGACGTAAGGAATGAGGATGCAGTTCCTCCCGCCCGCACCTCAAGCGCAGAGAAGCGAAAAAGACTTTCttacaaggaaaaagaagaggaattgagtgaggaggagaatcTCATCTGCAAGAAGAGTGACATTAGGGAAATAGCAAAACATGTTACGTGTAACAAGTGTAAGGAACATGATGTCACTTCTGAATTTGTCCATCATCAGTGTGATGTGATCATAAAATTAGTGTGCTCAAATTGCAAACATATTGTGTATAACAGTGGTGACTCAGGTAAAATGAAATGTGGAGATACTGGTCTGTTCATGTTGACAGCAATGATTATCTATTTGGTCAAGTTGCTGGGGCATGGTTATGCTGCGGTGGAGAGGCTCTGCAGTATCTTGAGTATgcgtcacttttcctttgttacgtatgggaaatacactaaattCATCAACGAACATGCTGTAGAAAATGTAAATGATATTTTGAAAAGAAGTAGGGAAGCAGTGTTTCAGTATTATGCTGAAAATCTGAACAGACATCCAGATGAAAATGGTATCCTCGACATAGATGCCACATACGATGGCTCCTGGCACAAGAGAGGCTATAAGTCAAATTATGGAATTGCAGCAGTGGTTGATGCTCACACAAACCTTATTCTAGATTATGAAGCTATGTGTAAAGTGTGCTCTGTTTGTgacgcaaaaaagaaaaaactagcaaagagggagatttcagCTGAACAGTACGAACAATGGAAAATGAATCATGTAGCCTCTTGTTCTAAAAATTACGAAGGCACCTCAGGAGGAATGGAGCCTGAAGGGGCCAAAAGGATTTGGAACAGATCCATAGATTATAATCTGAGATATGTTAATTTCATATCCGATGGTGATACCTCTACTTTTTTGGAGCTTACACAAATGAACAATGGTGAAGGACCATATGGGATGGCTCATCAAGTGACGAAAGAAGAGTGTGTCAATCATGTTCAGAAAAGACTTGAAAGAGGAGCGCACTGA